The following coding sequences are from one Desulfosporosinus orientis DSM 765 window:
- a CDS encoding 1-aminocyclopropane-1-carboxylate deaminase/D-cysteine desulfhydrase, with product MYNLILNSLSLPSRIPLLDGPTPLQRSRLAWGDDTLYWKRDDLTPLGLGGNKLRKLEFLVADALKEKADHIITCGAPQSNHARLTAVVSAMFSLSCSIVIPGETPSQWSGNLLLDRLAGADIIPCGDESLEQEMQRVASEIKSQGRKPYIIPLGGSNVLGSLGYFLAFFELLKQAEEQGWVPSTLVCSVGSAGTFAGLVAANALLPQPLRLLGVNVAEATDRLQLQTTRLADELLNLLHTPRSLPPFTLSTDFVGPGYGQPSPASSSVLIECFQRDGILFDPVYTAKGVAAVKNLMEHKDRPFPENIVFWHTGGGPAIFDPHYYTGLLNNIR from the coding sequence GTGTATAATTTAATACTTAACAGTTTATCCCTGCCCTCGCGGATTCCTTTGCTGGATGGCCCTACTCCCCTGCAGAGAAGCCGCCTGGCTTGGGGAGATGATACATTATATTGGAAGCGGGATGATTTGACTCCCTTGGGCCTGGGCGGAAATAAACTGCGCAAGCTGGAATTCTTGGTTGCTGATGCTTTAAAGGAAAAGGCCGACCATATTATTACTTGCGGAGCTCCCCAGTCTAATCATGCCCGCCTGACTGCTGTCGTGTCGGCAATGTTCAGCCTTTCCTGTTCAATTGTTATCCCCGGAGAGACACCAAGCCAATGGAGCGGCAACCTTCTCTTAGATCGTTTAGCAGGAGCAGACATCATTCCTTGCGGGGATGAATCCCTTGAGCAAGAAATGCAGCGAGTTGCCTCTGAAATAAAATCTCAAGGCCGAAAACCTTATATAATCCCTCTTGGGGGATCCAATGTCCTCGGATCTTTAGGTTACTTCTTAGCCTTTTTTGAACTCCTTAAACAGGCAGAAGAGCAAGGATGGGTTCCCAGCACCCTCGTCTGCTCCGTTGGAAGTGCCGGAACTTTTGCAGGATTAGTTGCCGCCAATGCCCTGCTTCCACAACCCCTTCGCCTGTTGGGAGTTAATGTAGCGGAAGCAACGGATCGGCTTCAGCTTCAAACAACCAGACTCGCTGATGAACTATTAAATCTGCTGCACACTCCTCGCTCTTTGCCGCCATTTACTCTTAGTACAGATTTCGTGGGGCCGGGCTATGGCCAGCCCTCTCCAGCCTCTTCCAGCGTTCTTATTGAGTGCTTCCAAAGGGATGGGATTCTTTTTGATCCCGTCTATACCGCCAAAGGAGTAGCCGCAGTCAAAAATCTCATGGAACATAAAGATCGCCCATTCCCTGAGAACATCGTTTTCTGGCACACAGGCGGCGGACCTGCCATTTTTGATCCTCATTATTATACGGGGCTTCTGAACAATATCAGATAA
- a CDS encoding TIGR01212 family radical SAM protein (This family includes YhcC from E. coli K-12, an uncharacterized radical SAM protein.) — protein sequence MQKKRYHTFNEHLRRRFREKIFKVSLDAGFTCPNRDGTLGWEGCIYCSERGSGDFAGDQTLSIHEQFIEVKERMKKKWPAAKYIAYFQAYTNTYAPVRRLREVYEAALAEDDVVGLSISTRPDCLPEDVLAYLEELNRRTYLWLELGLQSIHERTMEWIGRGHDYSQFLRAVHELRRRELQVCAHIILGLPGESRDDMLETAQAIAELPIQGVKIHLLHVLKGTPLAGMFEREPFELMTKEGYVNLVVDILEILPAEMVIHRLTGDGPPDDLVGPLWSRKKWEVLNAIDAELMRRDTWQGKRAKKKATL from the coding sequence ATGCAAAAGAAGAGATATCATACATTTAATGAGCATTTGCGCCGGCGTTTCAGGGAGAAAATCTTTAAGGTTTCTCTGGATGCCGGATTCACATGTCCCAATCGGGACGGAACCCTGGGCTGGGAAGGATGCATTTATTGCAGTGAGCGGGGATCCGGAGATTTTGCGGGAGATCAGACCTTATCTATCCACGAGCAATTTATTGAAGTCAAGGAACGGATGAAGAAAAAATGGCCGGCTGCTAAGTACATAGCTTATTTTCAAGCCTATACCAATACTTACGCTCCTGTCCGGCGCTTGAGGGAAGTCTATGAAGCAGCTTTGGCAGAGGATGACGTCGTAGGGCTATCCATTTCAACCAGGCCGGACTGCTTGCCGGAAGATGTCTTGGCTTATCTTGAGGAGCTGAACCGGCGTACCTATTTGTGGCTGGAACTGGGCTTGCAAAGTATCCATGAACGGACCATGGAATGGATCGGGAGAGGCCATGATTACTCTCAATTCCTTAGGGCCGTCCATGAATTGAGGCGCAGGGAACTACAGGTTTGTGCTCACATTATTTTGGGGCTTCCCGGAGAATCCCGTGACGACATGCTGGAAACCGCTCAAGCTATTGCCGAACTGCCAATTCAAGGGGTGAAAATCCATCTGCTCCATGTTTTAAAGGGAACTCCCTTAGCTGGGATGTTTGAGCGGGAACCTTTTGAGCTGATGACTAAGGAAGGCTATGTTAACCTTGTTGTGGATATCCTAGAGATTTTGCCTGCTGAGATGGTTATTCATAGACTTACAGGTGATGGCCCTCCCGATGATCTGGTAGGACCTCTTTGGAGTCGAAAAAAGTGGGAAGTTCTTAATGCCATTGACGCCGAGCTGATGAGACGAGATACCTGGCAAGGGAAGAGAGCAAAGAAAAAAGCGACCTTGTAA
- the eam gene encoding glutamate 2,3-aminomutase: MAVELQERSGTFREYALKRAAELKQMIIPYINNSQAIPTGFSLSETFQARRADILNYFGATLEDWENWHWQMTHRITDSRDLAALLPGLTPDQCREIEHVGKSYRWAVSPYYLSLMSDTDSLGPIRLQGLPTLAELDEDFGEEDPMGEGITSPAPSITRRYPDRLIINVTNMCGMYCRHCQRRRNIGETDTHSPHNQLKAALDYIRANPEIRDVLVTGGDALLLSDLTLDWLLGELHSIPHVEIKRIGTRAPVTLPMRITDELCAILAKYPPIYINTQFNHPKEVTEDAKKAADKLIAAGVVLGNQAVLLKGINHQPEIMKKLNQELLKIRVRPYYIFHAKNVKGTRHFVPRIQDGLAVMDKLRGYTSGLAVPTYIINAPKGGGKTPILPQYLVSLDENKALLRTWEGKLVQYETP, translated from the coding sequence ATGGCTGTCGAACTCCAAGAACGTTCCGGTACATTTAGAGAATATGCACTGAAACGCGCAGCTGAGCTTAAACAAATGATTATTCCATATATAAACAATTCTCAAGCCATACCCACAGGATTTTCCCTTTCGGAAACCTTTCAAGCACGACGGGCGGATATCCTTAATTATTTTGGAGCTACCCTGGAAGACTGGGAAAACTGGCACTGGCAAATGACCCACAGGATCACAGATTCTCGCGACTTGGCAGCTCTGCTTCCCGGACTAACCCCCGACCAATGCCGGGAAATTGAGCACGTGGGAAAAAGCTATCGTTGGGCCGTATCACCATATTATCTAAGTTTAATGAGTGACACGGATTCCCTTGGTCCCATTAGGCTCCAGGGTTTACCTACCCTAGCCGAACTTGATGAAGATTTCGGTGAGGAAGATCCTATGGGAGAAGGGATTACATCTCCCGCACCTAGCATAACTCGCCGCTACCCTGACCGTTTAATTATTAATGTCACAAATATGTGCGGCATGTATTGCCGACACTGCCAGCGCAGGCGCAATATCGGCGAAACGGATACTCATTCGCCGCACAATCAACTTAAAGCAGCCCTGGATTATATTCGGGCCAACCCCGAAATTCGTGACGTTTTAGTAACCGGCGGGGACGCCTTGCTTCTTAGCGATCTTACTCTAGACTGGCTTTTGGGCGAACTGCATTCTATTCCTCATGTAGAAATCAAGCGCATTGGCACAAGAGCTCCGGTAACCCTTCCTATGAGAATTACAGATGAGTTATGTGCAATACTGGCGAAATACCCGCCTATCTACATTAACACGCAGTTCAACCATCCCAAAGAAGTTACCGAAGATGCTAAAAAAGCGGCTGACAAACTGATTGCAGCCGGAGTGGTACTGGGCAATCAAGCGGTACTGCTCAAAGGCATAAATCACCAACCAGAAATTATGAAAAAGCTTAATCAGGAACTGCTCAAGATCAGAGTTCGCCCTTACTATATTTTCCATGCCAAAAATGTCAAAGGTACTCGCCACTTTGTTCCTCGCATCCAAGACGGCCTCGCCGTTATGGATAAGCTGCGGGGGTATACTTCCGGGCTCGCAGTGCCAACCTATATTATAAATGCCCCTAAGGGCGGAGGCAAGACACCGATTTTGCCTCAATACCTGGTATCTCTTGACGAGAATAAAGCTCTCTTACGTACCTGGGAAGGAAAACTTGTCCAGTACGAAACACCATAA